Within the Vagococcus carniphilus genome, the region CTTTATTATTAATTATATCTTGAAACAGCACATTTTGTAAACGTTTTCTATTTTTGTGAGCAAAAAAAATAGAACAAGAGTCTTGCCACTCTTGTTCCATCTCTTTTATCTAATTCTTATAAACCAACTCTTTCAAAAATAACATCTACATTTTTTAAATGATAGTTATAATCGAATACGTCATCGATTTCTTCTTGATTTAAAACAGAGGTAATCTTTTCATCTGCTTCTAATAAAGGTTTGAATTGTACTTGATTGTCCCAAGCATAAGCTGTTTTAGGTTGAACTAAATCATACGCTTCTTCTCGTGACATTCCTTTATCAATCAATTTTAATAAAACACGTTGGCTATAGATCAAACCAAATGTTGCATCCATATTTCTCTTCATATTCTCAGGGAAAACAGTTAGATTTTTTACAATATTTCCAAAACGATTTAGCATATAGTTTAAAAGAATTGTTGTATCTGGAATAATAATTCTTTCTGCTGATGAATGTGATATATCTCTTTCGTGCCATAAAGCGACATTTTCATAAGCTGTTACCATATGACCACGAATGACACGAGCTAACCCTGTCATATTTTCTGACCCAATCGGATTTCTCTTATGAGGCATTGCAGAAGATCCTTTTTGACCTTTTGCAAAAAATTCTTCTACTTCTCTTGTTTCTGATTTTTGAAGACCTCGAATTTCTGTTGCGAATTTTTCGATACTTGTTGCTATTAAAGCCATAGAAGACAAATACTCTGCATGCAAGTCTCTTGGTAAAACTTGAGTCGAAATGTCTTGTGCTCTAATGCCTAAATGCTCACAAACATATTCTTCAACAAAAGGAGGAGTATTGGCAAATGTACCTACTGCTCCACTTACTTTTCCAGCTTCTACCATTTTAGCCGCATGTTCAAATCGTTCAATATGGCGAGTCATTTCTGAGTACCACAAAGCTAATTTTAAACCAAATGTTGTTGGTTCAGCATGAACACCATGAGTTCTTCCCATCATAACCGTATATTTATGTTCTCTAGCTTTTTCTGCTATAATCTCAGTAAAATTTTTCAAATCTTTTCTTAGGATATCATTAGCTTGTTTCAATAAATAGCCATAAGCAGTATCCACCACATCAGTACTTGTTAAACCATAATGAACCCACTTACGCTCTTCTCCTAAACTTTCTGAAACAGCTCTCGTAAAGGCTACAACATCATGTCTTGTTTCAGCTTCAATTTCTAGAATACGTTCAATATCAAAACTGGCATTCTCACGAATTTTGGCAACATCTTCTTTAGGAATTTCTCCCATTTCAGCCCAAGCTTCATCTGCTAGGATTTCAACTTCTAACCAAGCTTGGTAACGATTTTCATCTGTCCAAACATGACCCATTTCTTCTCGTGTATAACGTTCTAACATTGTATTATCCTCTCTATTTCCAAATTTTAGTTTGCTTGATTTCTTCAATTGTACTTTTAAGACTATTTGATAATATCGTAATATGACCCATTTTTCTATCTTTTTTTATTTCTTTTTTTCCGTAGAAATGAAAATACCAATCTGGTTTTTCAAAGATTAATGTCTCAGCAATCTTCATCTCATTACCTAGTAAATTAAGCATAGCTGCTGGTTTATGCAAATAAATTTCTGGGATTGGCCAAGATAAAATCCCTCTAATATGTGTGTCGAACTGGCTTAAATTACAAGCTTCAATTGAATAGTGCCCAGAATTATGGGGTCTAGGTGCTATTTCATTAATGATTAACTCATCACTTGGTGTAACAAACATTTCAACTGTCATTGTTCCACAAAAAGCAAGCTCTCTTGCTATCATTAATGTTAATTTTTCAGCTTCTTTTTGACATGACTCTGAAATGACAGCTGGAATAGTTGAAAGCTGTAAGATGTTATTATAATGCTTATTTTCAGCAATAGGAAATACCTGATAGTCATTTTCTTGACTCCCTGAAACAATAACTGATATTTCCTTCTTAAAGTTTACCCATGATTCTAGAACACATTCGCCGCTTTCTAACAATTCAGATATATGTTCCAAATCATCTTGTGATTTAAGAACAACTTGTCCTTTACCATCATAGCCACCTGTACATGTTTTTAAAACGGCAGGATAATTAATTTCTTCAATAGCTTTGCTTACTTCTGACAAATGATTAACTATTTTAAAAGGAGAAACTGGTAACCCTAATTGACTTAAAAATAATTTTTCATTTTTCCTATTTTGACTCATTTTTAAAAGCTCTAATCCTTGAGGTAGCGGTACTATTTCTTGAATTTTTTCTAGAGAAGCCGCATTGACATTTTCAAATTCATAAGTAATCACATCTGATTGTTGAGCTAATTTTTCCAGAGCTTTATCATCATCATATGATGCCTTTATTGACCAATCACTTACTTGGGAGGCTGGACAATCTTCAGTAGGATCTAATACACCAACTTTGAAGCCAAGCTCTTTAGCACTCATTGCCATCATCTGTCCCAATTGACCACCACCAATGATACCAATCGTTGAACCTGGTAATAATAACTTAGTCAAAATTGGCCTCACTTTCTAGCACTTGATTAGCCATGTTATTTCGATAAACATTTAGTTTCTTTATTAATGAATTATCCGTAACAGAAAGAATTTGAGTTGCTAAAAGAGCTGCATTTTTAGCACCAGGAATTCCAATAGCAGTCGTAGCTACAGGTATGCCACCTGGCATCTGTACAATCGATAATAAGGAATCCATTCCGTTGAGAGCTTTTGAGTCAATTGGAACACCGATAACTGGTAAAGTCGTTTTAGAGGCTACCATTCCAGGTAAGTGAGCTGCTCCTCCAGCACCTGCAATAATAAGTTTAAATCCTTTTTCTCTTGCTTTTTCCGAAAAGTCGAACATTAAGTCTGGTGTTCGATGTGCTGAAATAATTTTTTTCTCATAAGATATCTGAAATTCATCCAAAATACGACAGGTTTCTTTCATTGTTGTCCAATCTGAAATACTTCCCATAATTACTGCCACTTCATTCATAATTAAAGAACCCCTTTCTTGTCTTCATTCTAACAAGTCAAGAATATAACTTCAATTAATAAACGAATTTTAATATTATTTTTTTGTTTATAGTTCGGTTTTAACCGTTTTAGCGAATCTAGCATAACTTTTATTATACAATTTATGATTTTCTTCGTTAAAGAAAACTCTTTTGTGTTCTGACAGTATATAGCTGGTTGGCTTTTCAATTAAACAAATAGAACCAAAGTTGGGTTCTGAATAATGAGATTGAATACAGTTTTTACCAAAAATATCGGCAGCTAAAGTGGTTAAAATCGGTTCTTCAAACAATCCACCACTAACTGAAACATCTCTTGGTTCAAGTGACACTAAGTCTCCAATTAGCCTTAAATTAAAGAAGACTCCTTCGATGATACTTCTAAGTAGATCTTCTTTCTTATTAGCTAACGTTAAACCTGAAAAACTCCCTTCAATATCCCCGTCCCATAAAGGAGCTCGTTCTCCTGTAATGTAAGGTAAAAACTGAATACCATTACTTCCAATTGGAGCTTCCTTAATAATATGGTCTAATTCTTTATAAATTGTTTTATCTGAGTAGAACATTTTATTAGCCCATTCCAACACTTGTCCGCCGTTATTGCTAGCTCCACCTACAACCCAATAATCTTTCGTTAAGTAGTAACAAAACGTTTGGCCTTCGTCATCTAATTCAATTTCTTTCGTTAATTTTCTGACAGCGCCACTAGTTCCCACTGTCAACGTATTGACTGTTCCATTAGCTAAATAACAAGCATAACTAGCTAAACAGCCATCACTTGCACCTACATAAACTTTAACTTCTTCAGAAAGAAAAACAGCTTCTGCTTGTTTTTTAGTAATTGGATAATAAACATCTGTATCAACAAGTTTTGCTAGTTGATTTTGAGTAATTCCAGCAAAATCTAAAATCTCTTCATCCCATTTTTTTGTGTGAATATTAAAAAGTCCTGTTGCAGAAGCTGTCGAATAATCAACTACTTTTTTACCCGTAAAGGCCTCAACTAAATACTCTTTTAATCCAATCCACTCTTTGACATCTGAAAACCATCCCTTGTTCTTAAAATGAGCTATTTTCATCAATGGAGACATCTCATGAATCGGTGTCCCTGTTTTTTTATAAAACTCTAACGCCTTCTCCTCTTGTTTGAATGTTTTGACAAAATCTTTTGCTTGTCTATCTGACCAAATAAGTAACTCTTCTTCTCGAGGTTCTTCAAAAATTGGCATAATACTATGCATAGCTGTGCTAAAAATAACTTCTTCTATCTCATATCCTTTTTGAGTTAAGTTTTTAATACCTCTTTTTATTTGCTGTAAAATACGCTCAGGACTTTGATAAACTTTTCCTAAATCACCATAATACGTATCCACACGCATTTCTAAAGATTCTTTTATTTTATAATTTTCGAATATATTAAATTTGATATTAGTTGTTCCTACATCTATTGCTAAACGATACATCATACTCATCCTTTATCTCTCACGTAATATGTTTCTATTTTAACACTTATTCTAACATTCTCTAAATAAAAAATAGGACTTTAAGATAAGTTATAACTTCTTATCTCAAAGTCCTTTATACAATTTTTATTGACTAATGATAATAACCCCAATAGCAATTAAGCCAATTGAAATTAATTTTAAAGGTGTAATTTTTTCTTTAAACGTAAAATAAGAAATAAAGACAGTCCAAACATAAGTTAGAGAAGTCATCGGAAAGGCAATTGAATAAGCTAGATATTTAAACAAGACAATATTAGTCGCCGCACTCACTATATAGAGAAAACTTCCTAAGAGTAACCATTTATTTGTAATAGCTTTAACAAATGTTAAATCAACTAACTCGTTCATTCCCTGCTTCAGGGCTAGAGCTCCTGCACTTCCAGAAAAAGTAGTGATAGCCAGAATAGAAATAATAATACCTAAATCACTCATCACCACGGCCTCCTTCATATCCTAAAAGAGCAGAACCTGCAATAATAAAAAAGGTTCCAATAATTTTAGTCGTTGTAATAGGTTCATCCAAAAATAAAAAACCAAAGACAATTGATAAAGCAAAACCAATACTCATCATTGGTTGTAAAATCGACACTTCTCCAAACCTAAAAGCAATCATTAAGAAAACCATACCTAAACCAGCTAAGACAAAACCCAAAATAAATAAGCCATACTTTAAATTTGTCGTCGTTGCATCTGCCCCAAATTTCCAAGCTAATTGCCCTAAACTGCTCATTGTTGCTGCGACTAAAATAATAATCATCGCAAGCTTCATATTCTTTTTCGTTTCCATTTTAAACCCCTTTTTCTAAATTGTTTTCAATAAATTGGAAAACTGTTTCAAAATATCTCTTTTCATCATAAATCCACGATGATAAGTGAGGTGCCTCTTCAATTAGCAAACTTTCTTTAATTCCTTGAGTCGCTTCCATATTTTTATAAATGGCTTCATGAGGAACAAATTTATCTTTTGTCCCATGAATAAATAATGCCGGTAAATGATTTTTTTGAAGTTGTTTCACACTAGAAGCTTGTTTCAAACTAAATCCCATTTTTGATTGGCAAAATAAATTAGCAAAAAATAAAATTGGAAAACCTGGTAAATGGAGAGCTGAACGTAACATATCATTAAATTCATCATAGACAGATGAATAACCACAATCAGCAATTAACATTTTTACTTGTTTAGGTAACTTATCTCCACTTGCCATCATAATAGTCGCTGCTCCCATTGAACCTCCAAATAATATGATTTCAGCTTGATCGTTATGAGATAGTATTTTTTGAATCCATGCTTTTACATCTTCTTTTTCTAACCATCCCATCCCAATTTTTTCTCCTGTACTTTTTCCATGAGCACGTAAATCTGGAACTAAGACATTATACCCTGCCTCAGCAAATTGTTGGGCTGGAAATGACATATCTCGTTTTCCTGATGAGCGGTAGCCATGTACAGCAAGAACCCACTTATTTGTTTCTGGAAACACTTTGAATTCTCTAGCACAAAGCATTTCACCTGAAAACTCCATATGAACCTCACTCGTTGCTTCTCTTTCCCAAAAGTGATGAGCGCCTTCATTTTGTCGATCTTCAATCTCTGTATAAACTGTTTTTTCCCGATTAAAATTATCTGGATTTAACATTTTATGGCCTTTGTTGACATACCATGGAGAATTTTTGAAGAGCGCTGCATTGATAAAAAAATGACCCGCATAAGCGCAAGCACCTATTAATAAAAATAAAATAATAACAATAATCCATCCTAACATTTCATCATTCCTTATCAGACTTATTTTTTAAGTTAGTATATTTATTTTAACATTAAATAAGGGAAATAGCTTTAATAATTGGAAAAAGAGACTAGTCGAATTCTAAAAAAAATTCTCTAGTCTCTCATATTAAAAATCAAATTTCTCTTTTAACAAATTGATTTCATAAGTATCTTGATATCGATTCAAATGATCAATTGCATTTTTAGCATATTCTTCAGGTGAACGTTTTAGCCAATCAGACCAATCTTCTAACCTCTCACCATTAGCCACTAATCCTTTTGAAACGACTGCTTTAGCAAACTCAACAATGCCAATATCTCTATTATTCCCCATTCTTTCAGCAAACTCTTTTCCTTTTTCAAGGTAATATTTTATTTCTTTCTCATTTTTTTCTTCTAAATAGATCATTGCTAAATAAGCATCTAAACGAGGGCGTTTCCAAAAGGTTTTTAATTCTTGATAAATCTCTCTGGACTTTAATAGATACTCTTTCGACTCGCTTAATTTTCCTTGAGCAAAAAGTGCAGCTCCTGCATTAGTGTAAAAAACAGACAAACTTGATAGCGAGTTTTTGTCCGAGCAAAGTTCAATTGCTTTTAAAAACATGTCATAACTTTCAGAAAAATGGTTCTCATTAAATCTAATTTCTCCCAAGTAATTATAGGCTGCTGCAATGTTAACAGCATACTTATCAGCTATTTCTTTCGTTAACATGAAAGTATTAATTGACTCTTTCAATAGTTTTTCTGCCACTATGTTATTACCACTCATAATGTAATATAAGCCTTTTAATCGAAGTAACACACCAATTGACTGATGGTTATTCTCTTTAATAGATAAATCTAGAGCTAACTCAATATATTCAATCATTTTTTCAGGAGCATCTATTTGAATATAATAATAAATCATTTGTTTATAACCATCTAAAAGATAAGTTGAGTCTTTCAAGTCTTTTGATTGAGCTATAACTTTTTTTATATCAGAAACTCCTTCAGAATACTCACCATACCGAATCAAGTAACGCCCCTCTAAATAAAGATACTGATGTTCTAAAATTGCTAAAGTTTCATGATTTTCAGATTTAGCATCCAAAGTTTTTAAACTATTTTTTATTTTATCAAATTGTTTAAAAACTTGTTCCTGATTAAAACGTAAATTATCTGTTCCACTATCATCACCCTGAATATCAACAGGAAACAATTCGTGATAAAAGCTCAAATATTTTTCTAAATATTTGAGTTTATATTCTAATTCTTTTAATGGATTATTTCCTTTTCTATAATGATAGGAAATATTGTCATATAGCAAACTATCTATTGAATCACTTGCTAATTTACTCTCTAAATATCCAGCAATTTTATTATGAATAATTCTCTTTTTACCAATTGATTGGTTTAAATAAATAAATTCTCGAAGCTTGATATGAGTAAAAGTCATCCCAATTTCACCATTAATATTCAATTCTTTCAAAATATTTTTCTCAATTAATGATTCCATTAAATTAATAATGTCCAAACTATCTTTTTCAAGTAAATACACTAGATCATCTAATAAAGTATAATCATAAAAATAAGAAACAAAATTCACTAAAATTTGTTCCTCTTCTGTTAAATACAAGAAACGATTCTTTAAAGCATCCTTCATCTTAACAGTCATTGTATTCAAATTTGAATTACTTTGAAGCAACGTGATGTATTCAATTAAAAAAAATAGATTTCCTTCTGTATGACGATAAACATTCTGAATTAATTCTGGTGTTATTGCATCGCTAGATATCTTTTTACAAATAAATTCTTGAGTTTCATCAAAAGAAAAAGGGTTTAAACGAACTTCTTTAATTAAACCGCATTTGGTTAAGTTATTTAAAAAGAAATCTAAATTTTCCTTTTTTACGTTTCTCGACGTCATCACAAAAAGAACATTTTCATTCGTATGTAGCATAATACTTGTCAATAAATCTAAACTATTCCGATCCATCCATTGAATATCATCAAATAAAACAACCATTTTTTTAGTAATGGAAATACGATTTATAGCGTCAATTAATACTTCAGATAATACTGATAGATTGAATCTATCATCATTTTCAATGGGCTTTATTTCTGATAAATGGTCTTCAAAACGAGGAAAAATTTTTAAAATAACTTCATCCCAAAGTTTTGGTTCAATTTGATCTGTTTCTTTTATAATTTCTGATAAACCATCTATTATTTTCTTCCATGGTCTAAAAGCATAGTTCTCTTCAACTTGATAGCACTGACTCTCTAGTATTAAAAAGTCATTTTGAATATGATCTAAAGCGACATTTGCTAATGCACTTTTGCCAATTCCAGCCTCACCGCTAATAACAATTGAATAAAAATTTTGGTTATTTTTAAAACAATTAAAATTAACTTCGATTTCTTGTAATTCTTCGGTTCTTCCATGAAATAATGAATTAAAGCGTTGTTTTTCTTTGTTGCTTTGTTCATTTAATTTTTCTAAAGAGGTTTCATAAAGAAGTCTAGTATCTTTATTTGGGGTTATTCCTAATTCAATTTTTAATAAATTGGATAGATTATAATAGGTTTCTACTACTTTACCATGACGACGGTTTGTTTGATAAAATCTCATCAATAATTGATAATTGGATTCATCAAACTCATCAATATAAATTAAACGCTGAATATTCTTTTCAACTTCATCTAGTTCATTATTATTAATGTCAGATTCGATTTTCTTGAAGCATTCTTGTAAGAATTTCTTCTCGTAAAAATTACGCATCTTCACCATCCAAAACTCATAAGATTCACAATCTTTCAAATAAAATCCTTTTAAAAATTCATCTGTGTATAAATCTAAATGACTTTGCGGTAATTCTAAAAAATCAACTACATCAATCTCAAGATTAAGCTCTTCATTTAAAACAAGAATAGCCTTATTAGGAGAACTGATTATTTCAATTCCTAACATTTTATTGGCTTGATAAATTGCATTTCTCAAATTTTTCTTAGCATTTTGATCATTCTTTTCAGGCCAAAGTAGCCCAGCAACTTCATCTCGACTTGCTGATTTGGTTACTGCTAGATAGTAAATCAATGCATCTATTTTTGAAAAAGAAAATAAAATAAGTTGGTTATTTAATAGGATTTCAGGATTTCCAAACAATTTACATCTTAAGCTATTAGACAAAAAAGTTTCCTCCTCACTAGCTATGAAAATGGTAACTAAGTTATTTATATAATGTTTTCACAAATTTTTCTATACCTAATATTATACCCTGTTTTTCAACTAAAATAAACAAACTACTAAACGACAAAAAACATTAATCTATTTTTTATAAAAAAACTGTAAGAAGAAAGAGACTTCTCTAACTTCTTACAGTTTCGTGAAATGTTACTATGATTAATTTGATTTGGATAGGAAGTTCGCAAAATCAATTATTTAAATAACTCACTAATTGCTGAATTTACTTTATCGTCATCCGCAATGTAAGGAATAGTAATATGGTCTAAACCTTTTCGCATTTCATTATATTCCATAGAAGTTTCAATAGCATGAGGGTTACGAGCCCAACTACGACGTGCTACTCCACCCATAGTGTCCCATGCAACAGCTGATTTAATAATTTCATCAGTTGTTTCACTTCCGTCTAAAACTAAACCAAATCCACCATTGATAGATTTACCAATACCAACACCACCACCGTTATGTAGAGCAATTAAACTCATACCACGAGCTGCATTACCTGCATAACATTGTGTTGCCATATCAGCTGTAATATTACTTCCGTCTTTGATATTTGATGTTTCACGGAATGGAGAGTCAGTACCAGACACGTCATGGTGGTCACGACCAATCATAACAGGTCCAATTTTTCCTTCTCTAACCATTTCATTAAATTTAAGGGCAATGTTAACACGTCCCATAGCATCTTGATAAAGAATACGAGCTTCTGTACCAACAACTAATTTATTTTCTTCAGCATCACGAATCCAGTTGTAGTTATCACGATCTTGATAACGACGGTTAGGATCAATAACTTCCATAGCAGCTTTGTCAGTTGCCATTAAGTCTTCATGTTTACGGCTTAAACAAGCCCAACGGAATGGTCCATAACCATAGTCAAATAACATAGGTCCCATGATATCTTCTACGTATGATGGCCAGATAAATCCGTCTTTGTCATCAATACCATTTTTAGAAATTTCTTTAATACCAGTATCATAAATAGCTTTCATAAATGAGTTGCCATAATCGAAGAAATAAGTCCCTTTAGCAGTTAACGATTTAATTACTTCAAAATGACGTTTTAACGTTTTATCAATTTCAACATGGAATTTTTCTTGATCCTCAGCAAGTAAACGAGTTCTTTCTTCAAAAGTCATACCTGCAGGACAATAGCCACCTTCGTAAACATTATGACAAGAAGTTTGGTCTGATAGTAAGTGAACATGAATATTATTTTCGTTGACATATTCTAATAAATCTACGATATTACCATGATAAGCAATAGAAGTAGTTTCTTCTTTATCCATATATTCTTTAGCTAACGTCATTGTTTCTTCTGGTGTTTCAGTTACGTGAGAAATCCAACCTTGTTCTAAACGAGTATCGATACGAGAACGGTCAACTTCAGCGACAATTGCTACAGCTTTAGCAATTTCTCCAGCTTTACCTTGAGCTCCACTCATACCACCTAAACCAGATGTAATGAATAGTTTTCCTCTTAAATCGCCATCATCAGCAATTCCTAATTTCAAACGACCAGCATTTAATAAAGTATTGAATGTTCCGTGAACAATACCTTGTGGTCCAATGTACATCCAACCACCAGCTGTCATTTGTCCGTAGTTAGTAACACCCATTTGTTCTCCGATTTCCCAGTCATGAATATTATCATATTCACCAACAAGTAAACCATTCGTAATGATAACGCGTGGTGCGTCTTTTTTAGAAGAGAATAATCCCATTGGATGTCCAGATTCAACGACAAGTGTTTGTTCATCTGTCATTTCTTCTAAATAGCGCATGATTAATTGATATTGCATCCAGTTTGAACAAACTTGTCCTGTTTCGCCATAAGTTACAAGTTCATAAGGATATAGAGCAATATCAAAGTCTAAGTTGTTATCAATCATTACTTGCATTGCTTTAGCAGCAGTACATTTACCTTTATACTCATCAATTGGTTTTCCATAAACACGAGTTTTTGGGTACCAACGATAACCATAAATTCGTCCACGAGTTTTTAATTCTTCTAAAAATTCTGGAATCACTTGGTCATGGAATTTTTCTGGAACATATCTTAAAGCATTTTTTAATGCTAATTTTGTTTGAGCTTCTGATAACCGGAATCCTCTATCTGGAGCACGTCTAATTCCTTCTTGGAAAACTGGCATATCTGGTAAAACATCAGGTAATTTAATTGTCATTGCATCACTAATATTTTGATTACTAATCATTTTATTTCCTCCTTAAAATATTTAAATAAAATTATTTCAAAAAAATAAATCCGATACTTCATAATAAGTAATATTTCTTTTAGGTTATATCCATACTATAAGACTTTTCAGTCAATTAAAAGTCTATCACTTAAATAATTGTTTATTTTTTTTAAAGAAAGTCGGCAAAAAAAGCCCTTTCAAAAATTTGACAAAAATTAGATGGTAAAAGAATACAGTAATTACGATTAATTCTTGTTATACTTATAGTAAATCAAAGGAGGAAAAAAGCAAATGACAGCAGATAAAATTTTAATAAATTTTAGCCAAATTTTTTGTCCAATTGACAAAGATCGCCCACTTAAAGGGAAAGAAATGAGTCAAGCAACAATTATCGAAAATGGGTACATCGCTATTAAAAATGGCAAGATTTTAAAAGTAGATTCTGGAGAACCAGAAAAAAACTTAGTTGGAGAGCACACTAAAATTATTGATTATACAGGTAAATTAGCTTCTCCTGGTTTAATTGATTGTCATACTCACTTAGTTTATGGTGGCAGTCGTGAAAATGAATTCTCAAAAAAATTAAATGGTGTTAGCTATTTAGATATTTTAAAAGAAGGTGGCGGTATTTTAAGTACAGTTCGTTCAACACGCTCCGCTTCTTTTGAAACACTTTATGACAAATCAAAAAGATTATTAGATCAAATGATTATTCACGGCGTAACAACTGTTGAAGCTAAAAGTGGATATGGTTTAAACTGGCAAACCGAAAAGCGTCAATTAGATGTAGTAAAAGAATTAAATCATAACCATCCAATTGATTTAGTTTCTACCTTTATGGCTGCACATGCTGTTCCACCTGAATTTGAAGGCGACGGAGATGCATTTATCGAAATGATTATTGACGAGATGCTTCCAAAAGTAAAAGAAGAAAACTTAGCAGAATTCTGTGATATTTTCTGTGAGACTGGCGTCTTTACAGCAGACCAATCTCGTCGTTTATTAACAGCTGCTAAAGAAATGGGATTCAAATTAAGAATTCATGCTGATGAAATTGATTCCATTGGCGGAGTAGACGTAGCTGCTGAAGTTGGAGCTATTAGTGCTGAGCATTTAATGGCTGCTACAGATGATGGCATTAAAAAAATGAGTGAAAGTAACGTTATTGGTAACTTATTACCAGGAACAACATTTAGTTTGATGGCAAATACTTATGCACCTGCTAAAAAAATGTTAGATGCTGGAATGGCTATTACATTATCAACTGACAGTAACCCAGGTAGTTGTCCGACATCAAATATTCAATTTATCATGCAATTAGGTTGCTTTAAAATGCAATTAACACCTATTCAAGTCTTCAATGCCGTAACTATCAATGCTGCTTACTCAGTGGGCTTAGGAAACTCAATTGGAAGCTTTAAAGAAGGTAAAATAGCAGATATCGCTATTTGGGATGCTCCAAATGTAGATTATCCTCTATACTTCTTTGCAACAAACTTAGTTCAAGATGTTTACAAACACGGTGAACTTGTTTCTAAAAATCATCAAATTCTATAAAAAAAAGCAGGTATAAAGAATTTTAACGATTCTTAAACCTGCTTTTTTTATTTTGGGACCGCTACATCTAAAAAATCTTTTTTCCAATTTAATGTTAATGGCAAGTCAGGCCCAGGATCTCCATCAATTCTTGTTTGAATAGAAACTGTCTTATCTACATTTTCTAATTTTAGTGTTTCAGCCGCTAAGTAGGTAATTGCTTTTTTCCCTTTCAAATTTCCAGTAAAGGCATATGTTAGATAGGCTTTAATTTTTGAAAAACTAATATTATTTAAAATACTCACATGAAATGCATTTTTATCATGGCTTGTGTAAGGTATTCCTCCTACAAAAGATGTCGTTGTCGCAAGGGCTACCCAAGTTTTTAATAAATACTCTTTGTCCTCTGTTTTATATTTAACCAAATAGGATGTTTTAGAACCTAGGTGTTTCAAAGCCTTATACGGATAGACGATTAAACCATACTTTCTTTTTTCACTTTGTCTCACATCATTTGATAGATCCGCCAAACGTCCAAAAGTAAATGAACTAATAATTGCTTCATTATTACATTCACCAATACTAATTTTTTTAGTATTTCTCTCTAGAATAACTTTCATTGCCTCTTCTTTAGCAAGAGGAATTTTCCATCGTTT harbors:
- a CDS encoding urocanate hydratase; the protein is MISNQNISDAMTIKLPDVLPDMPVFQEGIRRAPDRGFRLSEAQTKLALKNALRYVPEKFHDQVIPEFLEELKTRGRIYGYRWYPKTRVYGKPIDEYKGKCTAAKAMQVMIDNNLDFDIALYPYELVTYGETGQVCSNWMQYQLIMRYLEEMTDEQTLVVESGHPMGLFSSKKDAPRVIITNGLLVGEYDNIHDWEIGEQMGVTNYGQMTAGGWMYIGPQGIVHGTFNTLLNAGRLKLGIADDGDLRGKLFITSGLGGMSGAQGKAGEIAKAVAIVAEVDRSRIDTRLEQGWISHVTETPEETMTLAKEYMDKEETTSIAYHGNIVDLLEYVNENNIHVHLLSDQTSCHNVYEGGYCPAGMTFEERTRLLAEDQEKFHVEIDKTLKRHFEVIKSLTAKGTYFFDYGNSFMKAIYDTGIKEISKNGIDDKDGFIWPSYVEDIMGPMLFDYGYGPFRWACLSRKHEDLMATDKAAMEVIDPNRRYQDRDNYNWIRDAEENKLVVGTEARILYQDAMGRVNIALKFNEMVREGKIGPVMIGRDHHDVSGTDSPFRETSNIKDGSNITADMATQCYAGNAARGMSLIALHNGGGVGIGKSINGGFGLVLDGSETTDEIIKSAVAWDTMGGVARRSWARNPHAIETSMEYNEMRKGLDHITIPYIADDDKVNSAISELFK
- a CDS encoding AAA family ATPase; this translates as MSNSLRCKLFGNPEILLNNQLILFSFSKIDALIYYLAVTKSASRDEVAGLLWPEKNDQNAKKNLRNAIYQANKMLGIEIISSPNKAILVLNEELNLEIDVVDFLELPQSHLDLYTDEFLKGFYLKDCESYEFWMVKMRNFYEKKFLQECFKKIESDINNNELDEVEKNIQRLIYIDEFDESNYQLLMRFYQTNRRHGKVVETYYNLSNLLKIELGITPNKDTRLLYETSLEKLNEQSNKEKQRFNSLFHGRTEELQEIEVNFNCFKNNQNFYSIVISGEAGIGKSALANVALDHIQNDFLILESQCYQVEENYAFRPWKKIIDGLSEIIKETDQIEPKLWDEVILKIFPRFEDHLSEIKPIENDDRFNLSVLSEVLIDAINRISITKKMVVLFDDIQWMDRNSLDLLTSIMLHTNENVLFVMTSRNVKKENLDFFLNNLTKCGLIKEVRLNPFSFDETQEFICKKISSDAITPELIQNVYRHTEGNLFFLIEYITLLQSNSNLNTMTVKMKDALKNRFLYLTEEEQILVNFVSYFYDYTLLDDLVYLLEKDSLDIINLMESLIEKNILKELNINGEIGMTFTHIKLREFIYLNQSIGKKRIIHNKIAGYLESKLASDSIDSLLYDNISYHYRKGNNPLKELEYKLKYLEKYLSFYHELFPVDIQGDDSGTDNLRFNQEQVFKQFDKIKNSLKTLDAKSENHETLAILEHQYLYLEGRYLIRYGEYSEGVSDIKKVIAQSKDLKDSTYLLDGYKQMIYYYIQIDAPEKMIEYIELALDLSIKENNHQSIGVLLRLKGLYYIMSGNNIVAEKLLKESINTFMLTKEIADKYAVNIAAAYNYLGEIRFNENHFSESYDMFLKAIELCSDKNSLSSLSVFYTNAGAALFAQGKLSESKEYLLKSREIYQELKTFWKRPRLDAYLAMIYLEEKNEKEIKYYLEKGKEFAERMGNNRDIGIVEFAKAVVSKGLVANGERLEDWSDWLKRSPEEYAKNAIDHLNRYQDTYEINLLKEKFDF
- a CDS encoding alpha/beta hydrolase: MLGWIIVIILFLLIGACAYAGHFFINAALFKNSPWYVNKGHKMLNPDNFNREKTVYTEIEDRQNEGAHHFWEREATSEVHMEFSGEMLCAREFKVFPETNKWVLAVHGYRSSGKRDMSFPAQQFAEAGYNVLVPDLRAHGKSTGEKIGMGWLEKEDVKAWIQKILSHNDQAEIILFGGSMGAATIMMASGDKLPKQVKMLIADCGYSSVYDEFNDMLRSALHLPGFPILFFANLFCQSKMGFSLKQASSVKQLQKNHLPALFIHGTKDKFVPHEAIYKNMEATQGIKESLLIEEAPHLSSWIYDEKRYFETVFQFIENNLEKGV